A single region of the Rhizobium sp. NLR16a genome encodes:
- a CDS encoding bifunctional diguanylate cyclase/phosphodiesterase, translated as MSSNLAGRHVRTQTSSIIATTVFFLVVALVLTGLMAHVVATMTRSANEIDDARASRAARAAIAAFVSRLSATTTDNAVWDDAYKAIASPGAADWAYENWGKTSEDYPLYDGAIVTGPDRSSIVSAYAKGKPFQPSAFFGEAFYRQINTATDFGQAPVVNFIKTETGIALIASQPIQPYQAEGELPTKLSVLSFYKEFNSDVLSTLSNEHELEGLRLAAAPEPSLLNTPITDMKGGVIGHLVWPSKAPGSAVFRQVYPFVAAAIIILVLFLAGVLLVGAAEARRLRQLAQAAIFEANHDSLSGLLNRHGLLALLEDLKGSEISPPRLYLVDLDGFKAVNDAWGHAVGDDLIRIVSNALIACHPEVVAVARLGGDEFALVQVGTVARQEIEETILALFAEPFKIDGRTIEVGASIGAAARDADIEPLELLRRADMALYRAKENGRGRAIEYDPELDRERQRVAELETLLKNAIGNGAIEAVFQPLVSATTGVVTGLEALARWRTATGNISPEIFIPLAERCGLIDALGGHMLKTSIEHAKNWPGLALSVNVSPVQLCNPEFAAEVISLLQELDFDPRRLTLEITEGVLMTNPDQARRSIDHLKRVGIKFALDDFGCGYASIGALRQFGFDRMKIDRSLVSALDQASNGADVLKATIALATALQIPVTAEGIENIRQAAILREAGCDQLQGYLIGKPMSALDISSKLQEQAA; from the coding sequence ATGTCGTCGAATCTTGCGGGTAGGCACGTTCGAACCCAAACGTCTTCCATCATTGCGACAACCGTTTTCTTCCTCGTCGTCGCGCTCGTCTTGACCGGCCTCATGGCGCATGTCGTCGCCACGATGACGCGGTCGGCGAACGAAATCGATGATGCCAGAGCCAGCCGCGCCGCTCGCGCGGCGATCGCAGCCTTTGTCAGCCGCCTGAGCGCGACAACGACTGACAACGCCGTATGGGATGATGCCTATAAGGCGATCGCATCTCCCGGCGCCGCGGATTGGGCTTATGAGAACTGGGGTAAAACCAGCGAGGATTATCCGCTTTACGACGGCGCCATCGTGACCGGTCCCGACCGCTCGTCGATCGTCTCCGCCTATGCCAAAGGCAAGCCCTTCCAGCCGAGCGCCTTTTTCGGCGAAGCTTTCTACCGGCAGATCAATACGGCCACCGATTTCGGACAGGCGCCGGTTGTCAATTTCATCAAGACGGAAACCGGCATCGCGCTCATCGCGTCACAACCGATCCAGCCTTATCAAGCGGAAGGCGAGCTTCCGACGAAGCTCAGCGTGCTGAGCTTCTACAAGGAATTCAACTCGGACGTTCTCAGCACGCTTTCGAACGAACACGAACTCGAGGGCTTGCGCCTTGCCGCCGCGCCCGAGCCGAGTCTGCTGAACACACCGATCACGGATATGAAGGGTGGCGTCATCGGCCATCTCGTCTGGCCGAGCAAAGCGCCGGGAAGCGCCGTGTTCCGACAGGTCTACCCTTTTGTTGCGGCCGCTATCATCATTCTCGTGCTGTTCCTGGCCGGCGTTCTGCTGGTGGGCGCAGCCGAAGCGCGGCGTCTTCGTCAACTGGCGCAAGCAGCGATTTTCGAAGCGAACCACGATAGCCTGAGCGGCCTCCTGAACAGGCATGGGCTTCTCGCCCTGCTGGAAGACCTGAAAGGCTCGGAGATTTCGCCGCCTCGGCTCTACCTGGTCGATCTCGACGGTTTCAAGGCGGTCAATGACGCCTGGGGGCATGCGGTCGGGGATGATCTGATCCGGATCGTCTCGAACGCGCTGATCGCCTGCCACCCCGAAGTCGTTGCCGTGGCCCGGTTGGGGGGCGACGAGTTCGCTCTGGTCCAGGTCGGAACTGTCGCGCGTCAGGAGATAGAAGAGACGATTCTGGCGCTGTTTGCCGAACCCTTCAAAATCGATGGACGAACGATCGAGGTTGGCGCGAGCATCGGCGCTGCTGCGCGTGACGCAGACATTGAGCCCCTGGAGCTTTTGCGCAGGGCTGACATGGCGCTCTACCGCGCCAAGGAAAATGGCAGAGGGCGGGCGATCGAATACGACCCCGAGTTGGATCGGGAGCGCCAAAGGGTCGCCGAACTGGAAACTCTGTTGAAGAATGCCATCGGCAATGGCGCGATCGAAGCCGTCTTCCAACCTCTCGTTTCGGCGACGACGGGCGTTGTCACCGGTCTTGAAGCGCTAGCCCGCTGGCGCACTGCGACAGGAAATATCAGTCCGGAGATTTTCATTCCGCTTGCTGAAAGATGCGGCCTCATCGATGCTCTCGGCGGTCACATGCTGAAAACATCGATCGAGCACGCCAAGAACTGGCCCGGTTTAGCGTTATCCGTCAACGTTTCGCCGGTCCAGCTCTGCAATCCGGAATTTGCCGCCGAGGTGATCTCTCTCCTGCAGGAACTCGATTTCGATCCCAGGCGCCTGACATTGGAAATCACCGAAGGCGTCCTCATGACCAATCCGGATCAGGCGCGTCGGTCGATAGATCACCTCAAGCGGGTCGGTATCAAATTCGCGCTCGACGACTTCGGCTGCGGCTATGCAAGCATCGGCGCATTGCGGCAGTTCGGCTTTGATCGGATGAAGATCGATCGCTCGCTGGTCTCCGCTCTCGACCAGGCCTCCAATGGCGCCGATGTTCTCAAGGCGACCATCGCTTTGGCGACCGCTCTGCAGATTCCCGTGACCGCGGAAGGCATCGAGAATATCCGCCAGGCGGCGATCTTGCGGGAGGCCGGCTGCGACCAACTGCAAGGCTATTTGATCGGAAAACCCATGTCGGCGCTCGACATATCCAGCAAGCTTCAAGAACAGGCAGCGTAA
- a CDS encoding cupin domain-containing protein, translating into MVAANFITFNIDNVEPEFGAPEPARIISGDPQFRTWNLEEGDGGLYSGIWEATPGKWRIVYEEWEYFSLLSGHSIVTEDGGEPVHLREGDRMILRPGFKGTWEVVETTRKDYVIKV; encoded by the coding sequence ATGGTTGCGGCGAATTTCATCACCTTCAACATCGACAATGTCGAACCCGAGTTCGGCGCGCCGGAGCCCGCTCGGATCATCTCCGGTGATCCGCAATTTCGCACCTGGAATCTGGAGGAGGGCGACGGCGGCCTCTATTCCGGGATCTGGGAGGCGACACCCGGCAAGTGGCGGATCGTTTACGAGGAGTGGGAATATTTCAGCCTGCTGTCAGGCCATTCGATCGTCACGGAGGACGGCGGTGAGCCGGTCCACCTGAGGGAGGGCGACCGAATGATCTTGAGGCCCGGCTTCAAGGGAACCTGGGAAGTCGTTGAAACGACTCGCAAGGACTATGTGATCAAGGTCTGA
- a CDS encoding cytochrome P450, giving the protein MTLPPFLSIDPALRHVSLDARNPAFYGNPNAVYAALHAHCPTFYWTEQKQWFFTGYDHVNALLRDRRFGRQILHIASREELGLAEPMAHLESFDLSERYSLLELEPPEHTRLRTLVNRAFVSRHVEKMKPELVELANRLIDGFAQKGEVELLSAFADIIPVTMIARMIGIPEEMGPQLLAWSHAYVRMYMFGRTRRQEEEAERAAREFSDYVRVVIAERRAEPRDDLLTHMIHTEHKGQYLTEEELISTTIVLLNAGHEATVHQIGNSVHTILDSGCDPAELFRDEAATERTVEETLRICAPVHIFQRWALEPAEIDGVSFRRGDKVSLILAAANLDPAKFTDPLAFRPDRNEAPNLSFGAGIHFCIGAPLARLELNVVLPILFERLSGLRLAKTPVVKDVYHFHGLDRLDLRW; this is encoded by the coding sequence ATGACGTTACCGCCCTTCCTTTCGATCGACCCTGCCCTCCGCCATGTCTCGCTGGACGCCCGCAATCCGGCCTTCTACGGCAACCCGAATGCCGTTTACGCCGCGCTCCACGCCCATTGTCCGACCTTCTACTGGACCGAGCAGAAACAGTGGTTCTTCACCGGCTACGACCATGTGAACGCGCTGCTGCGCGACCGCCGCTTCGGCCGGCAGATCCTGCATATCGCCAGCCGCGAGGAACTCGGCCTTGCCGAGCCGATGGCGCATCTTGAAAGTTTCGATCTCTCGGAACGTTATTCCCTGCTCGAGCTCGAACCACCCGAGCACACGCGGCTGCGCACGCTCGTCAATCGCGCCTTCGTCTCCCGCCATGTCGAGAAGATGAAGCCGGAGCTTGTCGAGCTTGCCAACCGGCTGATCGACGGCTTCGCGCAGAAGGGCGAGGTCGAGCTGCTCTCGGCCTTTGCCGACATCATCCCGGTGACGATGATCGCGCGGATGATCGGCATCCCGGAGGAGATGGGGCCGCAACTGCTCGCCTGGTCGCATGCCTATGTGCGCATGTACATGTTCGGCCGCACGCGCCGGCAAGAAGAAGAGGCCGAACGGGCCGCCAGAGAATTTTCCGACTATGTCAGAGTAGTGATCGCTGAACGCCGGGCCGAGCCGCGCGATGACCTGCTGACCCACATGATCCACACGGAGCACAAGGGTCAGTACCTCACCGAGGAGGAGCTCATTTCAACGACGATCGTGCTGCTCAATGCCGGCCATGAAGCGACCGTGCACCAGATCGGCAACTCCGTACACACCATCCTCGACAGCGGCTGCGATCCGGCAGAACTCTTCCGGGATGAAGCGGCGACGGAGCGCACCGTCGAGGAAACCCTGCGTATCTGCGCGCCCGTCCACATCTTCCAGCGCTGGGCGCTCGAGCCCGCTGAGATCGACGGCGTTTCCTTCAGGCGCGGCGACAAGGTAAGCCTCATCCTCGCCGCCGCCAATCTCGACCCGGCGAAATTCACCGACCCCCTCGCCTTCCGGCCAGACCGAAACGAGGCGCCGAACCTCTCCTTCGGCGCCGGCATCCATTTCTGCATCGGCGCACCGCTGGCTCGGCTGGAGCTCAACGTCGTCCTGCCGATCCTGTTCGAACGGCTTTCCGGCCTCAGGCTGGCGAAGACGCCCGTCGTCAAGGACGTCTATCATTTTCACGGGCTCGACCGGCTGGATCTCCGGTGGTGA
- a CDS encoding GGDEF domain-containing protein gives MKERLLHSTALMHVYSTESLSPDTGRKSCRSAATLRNWRASSARMRANRQVDGQGVAAVFNIATGLAIWCSEAMTLALVLFVAWRHNVRNEAYLYWGLGFFLTAIGFAMISLRSEIPSLLSIEVGNAIALLGQSAWVAGFLALDRKKIEWWALLPPAIWLAGVFLPWVNTDYSNRVVLYNLASATGATALAMAVAAGDMRRERTRIKLMGVFVIQGCLCFGSALTMAVTLPSDIEATNLGGVSAMASAFLLTIAFALTCRLVMERSERHLRAMTLTDSLTGVLNRRGLLGYFESIQERAHSEQRQVAVILFDLDHFKRVNDRFGHQSGDAVLTAFARMARQYIPNNIFGRMGGEEFAAFASVTDQTEAEAIAEAIRTEFCRLPVSTGEAIVPVTVSIGVALASSIDANIDKLISAADRALYAAKAAGRNCTVTFGEEEAAAPAPATPSTTAGELVPTVDDQVEALRRMGALSRAS, from the coding sequence ATGAAGGAAAGGTTACTCCATTCGACAGCGCTCATGCACGTTTACTCAACGGAAAGCCTATCGCCAGATACCGGCCGAAAATCATGCCGCAGTGCAGCGACATTAAGGAACTGGCGAGCTTCCTCCGCAAGGATGCGGGCCAACAGACAGGTCGACGGGCAAGGGGTTGCTGCCGTGTTCAATATCGCTACGGGTCTCGCCATCTGGTGTTCGGAGGCCATGACGCTCGCTTTGGTGCTTTTCGTCGCCTGGCGCCACAATGTCAGGAACGAAGCCTATCTCTATTGGGGCCTCGGCTTCTTTCTGACCGCCATCGGCTTTGCGATGATCTCGCTGCGCAGCGAAATCCCCAGCCTGCTTTCCATCGAGGTGGGCAATGCCATCGCGCTGCTCGGCCAGAGCGCCTGGGTGGCGGGCTTTCTGGCGCTCGACCGCAAAAAGATCGAATGGTGGGCTCTGCTGCCGCCGGCAATCTGGCTTGCCGGGGTCTTTTTGCCCTGGGTCAACACCGATTATTCCAACCGCGTCGTGCTCTATAATCTCGCTTCTGCGACGGGTGCCACGGCATTGGCCATGGCGGTCGCCGCCGGCGACATGCGCCGCGAGCGCACCCGCATCAAGCTGATGGGGGTGTTCGTTATCCAGGGCTGCCTGTGTTTCGGCTCGGCGCTGACGATGGCGGTGACGCTGCCAAGCGATATCGAGGCGACCAATCTCGGCGGTGTCTCCGCCATGGCAAGCGCCTTCTTGCTCACCATCGCCTTCGCGCTCACTTGCCGACTGGTCATGGAACGCTCCGAACGGCATCTACGCGCGATGACGCTGACCGATTCCCTGACCGGCGTGCTCAACCGTCGTGGCCTGCTCGGCTATTTCGAGTCCATCCAGGAGAGAGCCCATAGCGAGCAGCGGCAGGTCGCGGTGATCCTTTTCGACCTCGATCATTTCAAGCGCGTCAACGACCGCTTCGGCCATCAGTCCGGCGACGCCGTGCTCACCGCCTTCGCTCGCATGGCCCGGCAATATATTCCAAACAACATCTTCGGCCGCATGGGCGGCGAGGAATTCGCCGCCTTCGCGAGCGTCACAGACCAGACGGAAGCCGAGGCGATCGCCGAAGCGATCCGCACCGAATTCTGCCGCCTTCCCGTCAGCACTGGCGAAGCGATCGTTCCGGTCACGGTCAGCATTGGCGTCGCCCTCGCCTCCTCGATCGACGCCAATATCGACAAGCTGATCTCGGCCGCCGACCGAGCCCTCTATGCGGCCAAAGCCGCCGGCCGCAATTGCACGGTCACCTTCGGCGAAGAGGAAGCGGCGGCCCCGGCGCCGGCCACGCCGAGCACCACCGCCGGCGAACTCGTGCCGACGGTCGACGACCAGGTCGAGGCGCTGCGGCGCATGGGCGCCCTGTCACGGGCCAGTTAG